One window from the genome of Dioscorea cayenensis subsp. rotundata cultivar TDr96_F1 chromosome 3, TDr96_F1_v2_PseudoChromosome.rev07_lg8_w22 25.fasta, whole genome shotgun sequence encodes:
- the LOC120257363 gene encoding uncharacterized protein LOC120257363, producing MSVEILDGETIRSFVEDEEAFNVAIHLWFTDLDTNNDGRLSYIELNKELMSLRVFEKHFGVDDNVLSHEELVQVYGGLFSSFDHDGDGVVDLDEFKAEMKKMMLAVAEGLGFLPVQMVVEEGSLLKRAVEREIAMKIAA from the coding sequence ATGAGTGTAGAGATCCTCGACGGCGAAACAATACGAAGCTTCGTCGAAGACGAAGAGGCCTTCAACGTTGCCATTCATTTATGGTTCACTGACCTTGACACCAATAATGATGGACGGCTTTCCTACATTGAGTTGAATAAGGAGCTCATGAGCTTGAGGGTGTTTGAAAAGCACTTTGGTGTGGATGACAATGTGTTGAGCCATGAAGAGCTTGTTCAAGTTTATGGTGGTTTGTTTTCAAGCTTTGATCATGATGGTGATGGAGTTGTGGACTTGGATGAGTTTAAGGctgagatgaagaagatgatgctggCTGTTGCCGAGGGGTTGGGATTTTTGCCCGTGCAAATGGTGGTGGAGGAGGGGAGTCTTCTCAAGAGAGCTGTGGAGAGGGAAATAGCTATGAAGATTGCTGCATGA
- the LOC120257459 gene encoding uncharacterized protein LOC120257459: MSVEILDGETIRSFVEDEEAFNVAIHLWFTDLDTNNDGRLSYIELNKELMSLRVFEKHFGVDDNVLSHEELVQVYGGLFSSFDHDGDGVVDLDEFKAEMKKMMLAVAEGLGFLPVQMVVEEGSLLKRAVEREIAMKIAA, encoded by the coding sequence ATGAGTGTAGAGATCCTCGACGGCGAAACAATACGAAGCTTCGTCGAAGACGAAGAGGCCTTCAACGTTGCCATTCATTTATGGTTCACTGACCTCGACACCAATAACGATGGCCGTCTTTCCTACATTGAGTTGAATAAGGAGCTCATGAGCTTGAGGGTGTTTGAAAAGCACTTTGGTGTGGATGACAATGTGTTGAGCCATGAAGAGCTTGTTCAAGTTTATGGAGGTTTGTTTTCAAGCTTTGATCATGATGGTGATGGAGTTGTGGACTTGGATGAGTTTAAGGctgagatgaagaagatgatgctggCTGTTGCCGAGGGGTTGGGGTTTTTGCCCGTGCAAATGGTGGTGGAGGAGGGGAGTCTTCTCAAGAGAGCTGTGGAGAGGGAAATAGCTATGAAGATTGCTGCATGA
- the LOC120255142 gene encoding uncharacterized protein LOC120255142, producing MSVEVLDGETIRSFVEDEEAFNVAINLWFTDLDTNNDGRLSYVELKKEITSLRVFEKHFGVDDNVLSHEELAQVHGGLFSSFDHDGDGVVDLEEFKAEMKKMMLAIAEGLGFLPVQMVVEEGSLLKRAVEREIAMKIAA from the coding sequence ATGAGTGTAGAGGTCCTCGACGGTGAAACAATACGAAGCTTCGTCGAAGACGAAGAGGCCTTCAACGTTGCCATTAATTTATGGTTCACAGACCTCGATACCAATAACGATGGCCGTCTCTCCTACGTTGAGTTGAAGAAGGAGATCACGAGCTTGAGGGTGTTCGAAAAACACTTTGGTGTGGATGATAATGTGTTGAGCCATGAAGAGCTTGCTCAAGTCCATGGAGGACTGTTTTCAAGCTTTGATCATGATGGTGATGGAGTTGTGGACTTGGAGGAGTTTAAGGctgagatgaagaagatgatgctggCCATTGCTGAGGGGTTAGGGTTTTTGCCGGTGCAAATGGTGGTTGAGGAGGGGAGTCTTCTCAAGAGAGCTGTGGAGAGAGAAATAGCCATGAAGATTGCTGCATGA